A single window of Carassius auratus strain Wakin chromosome 9, ASM336829v1, whole genome shotgun sequence DNA harbors:
- the LOC113108347 gene encoding peptidyl-prolyl cis-trans isomerase FKBP7, with product MCKMAQRLTFYICLILSLQTLNLFILVIRANESNQDVKIEVTFLPENCSQKAKRGDMLNAHYDGYLAKDGSQFYCSRSTNTGHPHWFVLGVGEVIKGLDLGLDGMCPGEKRKVTVPPSLAYGEKGKGPVPPNSTVIFEVELLFITRGPRSIEAFKEIDADNDKALTKEEIKEYLKMEARKLNTQKDESYFDDVVADVFHKNDHNADGTLSLKEYDVYGHDEL from the exons ATGGCCCAGCgacttacattttacatttgcttGATTTTGTCTCTGCAAACCCTCAATCTCTTCATACTAGTGATTCGGGCAAATGAATCAAATCAAGATGTTAAAATCGAGGTGACGTTTCTGCCAGAAAACTGCAGCCAGAAAGCCAAGAGAGGAGACATGCTGAATGCTCATTATGATGGATATCTAGCAAAAGATGGGTCTCAGTTCTATTGCAG TCGTTCTACAAACACGGGTCACCCGCACTGGTTTGTGTTAGGCGTTGGAGAGGTTATTAAGGGCCTCGATTTAGGGCTGGACGGCATGTGTCCCGGTGAGAAGAGAAAAGTTACAGTTCCTCCATCCCTGGCATACGGCGAGAAAGGAAAAG GTCCTGTGCCACCAAATTCAACAGTGATCTTTGAGGTGGAGCTGTTGTTCATAACTAGAGGACCACGCAGCATAGAAGCCTTCAAGGAAATTGATGCTGACAACGACAAGGCCCTGACAAAAGAAGAG ATTAAGGAATACTTGAAAATGGAAGCAAGGAAGTTAAATACACAGAAAGATGAATCCTATTTTGATGATGTTGTGGCAGATGTGTTCCATAAGAATGATCACAATGCTGATGGGACCTTATCACTAAAGGAGTATGATGTTTATGGCCATGATGAACTATAA